From the Candidatus Fusobacterium pullicola genome, the window CAGCTAACATCTCTACGAAGTACTGCTCAACTCTATCTGCCATACCTACCTCTTCTAAATCTACTCCAAATATCATTTTATTTTTTAATATTTCTCTCAATTGTCCTTTATAAGTTTCTGGCTTTCCAAATTCTATTCCAGACATTTTCTCTTTTAACATATCTAACATTGGATCTGGACTAATACTTCTCTCATTTCCATTGTCATCTATTCCTAATAGATATCTAAACCATCCAGCATAAACTAATGGAATATATTTTATATCCTCTACTCTTAACTCATCACTTGCTAAGTATGCTTTAATTGTCTCTCCAAATCTTATTCCTACTTTTTGAGAAGTATCAGTTGCTATTCTCTCTGGTTGATCTGGTATAAACTTATTAGCAAATCTTTCATTAATAACTTCATCAATAAATGCTTTTGGACTTAAAATTTTTGGATCATCTACAACTTTTAATGCTTCTCCATATCCTATATTTTTTATTAACTTATTTAATTCAGGATTAGATACAGCATCAAATATTGTTTTTTCATTTAATAAACATCCATAAACAGCTAATGTTGTATGTAATGGATTTAAACACGTAGTAACTTTCATTCTTTCTGTTTTTTCAACTGTTTCTCTATCTGTTACATACACCCCTGCTTCTGATTTCTCTAATTCTGGTCTTCCATTAGGGAATTTATCTTCTACTACAAAATATTCAGGTGCTTCAGCATTAACAAAAGCTCCAGTATATGTATTTTTAGAAGTAACTACTATATTCATATCTTCAAAACCTAATTTTTCTAGGTGTTCTTTTACAACTTCTGCAGGTCTTGGAGTAATTTTATCTATCATTGAAATAGGATAAGCTACTTTTTTCTCATCAGCTATATAAGCTAAGAACTCTTTTTCTACATATCCTTTCTCTGCCCAATGCTCTGCTATATCAAGAACAGCTGCTCTTACTCTATCTCCATTTCCAGCACAGTTATCCATACTTACTAAAGCTATTGGAGTTGCTCCTGCTTTAAATCTCACATATAATAGCTCTGTTACTATACTCATTATATGTTTTGATTTTTCTGGAGAGTTTTGGAAATCCTCTTCAATAACTTTCATATACTCACCATTTGGAGTTTTTAAGTTGTATCCTTTTTCTGTTATTGTAAAACTTATCATTTGAAGAGTTGGAGCTTTTACTATCTCTTTTAATATCTCTCTATCTGTATCAGCTTTTAAAGATTCAACTATACTAGCTATAACCTCTGTTGAGAAGTTTCCATCTTTTGATAAAATTACTGATAGTGTTAAGTTATCATGTGGCTTATACACTTTATCTATAATCTCTGTATCAAAACTTTCTGCAACGATAATCCCTGTATTTTCAAGCCCTTTATTTAAAAGATTTTGTTGCATCTTCCCAACATAAGCTCTGAAAATATTTCCAGCACCAAAGTGTAACCACTTTGGTGCCTTCATTGTATTTTCTTTTACAGTTTCTATATCATATGCAGGAGTTACTACTTCACTTATATTTTTTATATTTTTCATCTCATTTAAGTTTAATTTCATTTATGCCTCCTGAATATTTCTATCTCTATAATTATTTTCCTAATTTAGTTAAAGTTTCCCAAATTCCTGTTATATAACTTGCTCCTAAAGCTCTATCATATAATCCATATCCTGGTTTTCCAGTTTCTCCCCAAATCATTCTTCCGTGATCTGGTCTTAGGTAACCATCAAATCCATTTTTATGTAATACTCTCATTATTTCAACGATATCTAATGATCCGCATCCAGAGTAGTGAGCTGACTCTTCAAAGCTCACACCATCATTTAGTAACTTTACATTTCTTACGTGCATGAAGTGAATTCTTCCCATAGCACTGTATTTATCTACTAATTTTGGCATGTTATTGAAGTTAGCACATCCTAATGAACCTGTACATAAAGTAAGTCCATTGTATTTATTGTCAACTAATTTTAAAAATCTATCTAGGTTTTCCTCTTTTGTTATGATTCTTGGTAATCCAAATATTGGCCAAGGTGGATCATCTGGGTGTATAGCCATCTTAATGTCGTTAAGTTCTGCTACTGGAATTATTTGCTCAAGGAAATATTTTAAGTTTTCCCATAATCCCTCTTCTCCTAATGATTTATATTTAGCAAAAAGATCTGCCATCTCTTCTTTTGTATAGCTTGAATCCCATCCTGGTAAAGATAGTTCACTATTTAAAGGATCTAATTTATCCACTTGATCTTTATAGTAAACTAACGCTGTTGATCCATCTTCTAGTTCTTTATCTAATTGAGATCTTGTCCAATCAAATACAGGCATGAAGTTATAGCATATAACTTTTACTCCAGCTTTTGCTAAGTTCTCTATATTTTTCTTATAGTTTTCGATATATACCTCTCTTGTAGGTAATCCTAATTTTATATCTTCGTGTACAGGAACGCTCTCTATTACTTCAAATTTTAGTCCAGCTTTTTCAACTTTTTCCTTAAGAGCTAATATTTTATCCATTTCCCATACTTGTCCTACTGGTACATCATATATAGCAGTAACTATACTATGCATAGTAGGTATTTGTTTGATATACTGTAATTTTACTGGATCTGAATCTCCATACCATCTAAATGATAATTTCATTTATGCCTCCTTAAAATTTATATATTTTTAATTTTTATATTTCTAATTTAAAATAATTTTTAGCATTTAGATAACAAATCTCTTGTATCATAGCCTTTAAAATCTCTTCATCGAATGGAACTTCTCCTTCTTCTACCCAAGTACCTATTAAGTTACACATAATTCTTCTAAAATACTCATGTCTTGTATAAGAGATAAAACTTCTTGAGTCAG encodes:
- the uxuA gene encoding mannonate dehydratase, with amino-acid sequence MKLSFRWYGDSDPVKLQYIKQIPTMHSIVTAIYDVPVGQVWEMDKILALKEKVEKAGLKFEVIESVPVHEDIKLGLPTREVYIENYKKNIENLAKAGVKVICYNFMPVFDWTRSQLDKELEDGSTALVYYKDQVDKLDPLNSELSLPGWDSSYTKEEMADLFAKYKSLGEEGLWENLKYFLEQIIPVAELNDIKMAIHPDDPPWPIFGLPRIITKEENLDRFLKLVDNKYNGLTLCTGSLGCANFNNMPKLVDKYSAMGRIHFMHVRNVKLLNDGVSFEESAHYSGCGSLDIVEIMRVLHKNGFDGYLRPDHGRMIWGETGKPGYGLYDRALGASYITGIWETLTKLGK
- a CDS encoding mannitol dehydrogenase family protein — encoded protein: MKLNLNEMKNIKNISEVVTPAYDIETVKENTMKAPKWLHFGAGNIFRAYVGKMQQNLLNKGLENTGIIVAESFDTEIIDKVYKPHDNLTLSVILSKDGNFSTEVIASIVESLKADTDREILKEIVKAPTLQMISFTITEKGYNLKTPNGEYMKVIEEDFQNSPEKSKHIMSIVTELLYVRFKAGATPIALVSMDNCAGNGDRVRAAVLDIAEHWAEKGYVEKEFLAYIADEKKVAYPISMIDKITPRPAEVVKEHLEKLGFEDMNIVVTSKNTYTGAFVNAEAPEYFVVEDKFPNGRPELEKSEAGVYVTDRETVEKTERMKVTTCLNPLHTTLAVYGCLLNEKTIFDAVSNPELNKLIKNIGYGEALKVVDDPKILSPKAFIDEVINERFANKFIPDQPERIATDTSQKVGIRFGETIKAYLASDELRVEDIKYIPLVYAGWFRYLLGIDDNGNERSISPDPMLDMLKEKMSGIEFGKPETYKGQLREILKNKMIFGVDLEEVGMADRVEQYFVEMLAGKDAVINTLKKYLGE